One Manduca sexta isolate Smith_Timp_Sample1 chromosome 26, JHU_Msex_v1.0, whole genome shotgun sequence genomic region harbors:
- the LOC115453353 gene encoding proton-coupled folate transporter isoform X1, with protein sequence MAKSELSGSKISNEAEMLPLKSDPKIDLQNMSCGEKLKYVKSNITVEPVLAFFVMPSVLAMLATQNLNLDKACRVNLDFGDEVCTALRRRQRANHTFEEDEVQKLIASVQAWKSVIHTAVPTVLMLFIGAWSDKTGKRKICMLMPIFGEFMSCLLNMTNTYFFYQVPVEWTVFMEVIFPSLTGGWYTMFLGVFSYLGDITSKETRMFRMGILNLCMTMGFPIGMGLSGVLLRYLGFYGVFSISATLQLINFCYVWYAIEDHTWLENKNRVSIKKPGCTGFLREFFDVKSLRDTLEIAFKKGPRNRRLRICLILTGVCLYFGSLWGELSVMYIFTRYRFNWDEVKYSIYSTYHLITHSLGTLFAISVLSRKLKFDDATLGITSTISKICGCLVLAFARNNYEVYMAPLLEILNGTTAIALRSIASKLVSYQEFGKVYSLFGVMETMMPLIAAPVYSWVYISVLHVLPGAVFLLSVAVTVPALCIFGWFYHQHKKDEKDTALRCKYDYTVNCRSSCS encoded by the exons atgGCTAAATCGGAGTTATCTGGATCAAAAATATCGAACGAGGCAGAAATGTTGCCGTTGAAGTCAGATCCAAAGATCGACTTGCAGAACATGAGTTGCGGTGAAAAACTGAAATACGTAAAGTCAAATATAACAGTAGAGCCTGTTTTGGCATTTTTTGTTATGCCAAGTGTGTTAGCGATGCTCGCGACACAAAATCTTAATTTAGATAAGGCGTGTCGAGTAAATCTAGATTTCGGCGATGAAGTATGTACAGCACTGAGACGTAGACAGCGCGCGAATCATACTTTTGAAGAAGACGAGGTACAGAAGCTGATAGCGTCAGTGCAGGCGTGGAAAAGCGTGATCCATACAGCTGTGCCCACAGTGTTGATGTTGTTCATCGGAGCGTGGAGTGACAAAACCGGCAAACGGAAGATTTGCATGCTGATGCCGATCTTTGGGGAGTTCATGTCGTGCTTACTCAACATGACAAACACGTACTTCTTCTACCAAGTCCCCGTGGAATGGACTGTTTTTATGGAAGTGATATTCCCGTCGCTCACTGGCGGCTGGTATACGATGTTCCTGGGTGTATTTAGCTACCTAGGCGATATAACTTCAAAGGAGACGAGAATGTTTCGTATGGGTATATTGAATCTGTGCATGACTATGGGTTTTCCCATAGGGATGGGCCTCAGTGGTGTTCTGTTGCGCTACCTGGGTTTTTACGGAGTATTTTCTATATCCGCCACACTGCAGTTAATCAATTTCTGTTACGTATGGTATGCTATTGAGGATCACACGTGGCTCGAGAATAAGAACAGGGTAAgc ataaagaaaCCCGGCTGCACAGGATTTCTTCGGGAATTCTTTGATGTTAAAAGTCTGAGGGATACACTAGAGATTGCTTTCAAAAAAGGACCCCGGAATAGAAGACTGAGGATATGCCTTATTTTAACTGGAGTTTGCTTGTATTTTGGATCCTTATGGG GCGAACTCAGCGTTATGTACATATTTACGCGGTACCGGTTCAATTGGGACGAAGTTAAATACAGtatctactccacttaccacctgATCACTCACTCACTCG gtACACTATTCGCTATAAGTGTGCTCAGTAGGAAATTGAAATTTGATGACGCTACTCTCGGAATAACATCTACTATCAGCAAGATCTGTGGGTGTCTTGTGTTGGCATTCGCCAGGAATAACTATGAAGTTTATATGG cCCCTCTCCTTGAGATATTAAACGGGACGACAGCCATCGCCTTAAGGTCAATCGCCTCGAAACTAGTTTCTTACCAGGAATTTG GTAAAGTGTACTCGTTGTTCGGCGTGATGGAGACGATGATGCCGCTGATCGCCGCGCCGGTGTACTCCTGGGTATACATCTCAGTGCTGCACGTGCTGCCCGGCGCTGTCTTCCTGCTCAGTGTTGCTGTTACCGTCCCTGCACTTTGTATATTCGG ATGGTTCTACCACCAGCACAAAAAAGATGAAAAGGACACGGCGCTTAGATGTAAATACGACTACACTGTTAACTGCCGATCCTCCTGCAGTTAA
- the LOC115453353 gene encoding proton-coupled folate transporter isoform X2: MAKSELSGSKISNEAEMLPLKSDPKIDLQNMSCGEKLKYVKSNITVEPVLAFFVMPSVLAMLATQNLNLDKACRVNLDFGDEVCTALRRRQRANHTFEEDEVQKLIASVQAWKSVIHTAVPTVLMLFIGAWSDKTGKRKICMLMPIFGEFMSCLLNMTNTYFFYQVPVEWTVFMEVIFPSLTGGWYTMFLGVFSYLGDITSKETRMFRMGILNLCMTMGFPIGMGLSGVLLRYLGFYGVFSISATLQLINFCYVWYAIEDHTWLENKNRIKKPGCTGFLREFFDVKSLRDTLEIAFKKGPRNRRLRICLILTGVCLYFGSLWGELSVMYIFTRYRFNWDEVKYSIYSTYHLITHSLGTLFAISVLSRKLKFDDATLGITSTISKICGCLVLAFARNNYEVYMAPLLEILNGTTAIALRSIASKLVSYQEFGKVYSLFGVMETMMPLIAAPVYSWVYISVLHVLPGAVFLLSVAVTVPALCIFGWFYHQHKKDEKDTALRCKYDYTVNCRSSCS, encoded by the exons atgGCTAAATCGGAGTTATCTGGATCAAAAATATCGAACGAGGCAGAAATGTTGCCGTTGAAGTCAGATCCAAAGATCGACTTGCAGAACATGAGTTGCGGTGAAAAACTGAAATACGTAAAGTCAAATATAACAGTAGAGCCTGTTTTGGCATTTTTTGTTATGCCAAGTGTGTTAGCGATGCTCGCGACACAAAATCTTAATTTAGATAAGGCGTGTCGAGTAAATCTAGATTTCGGCGATGAAGTATGTACAGCACTGAGACGTAGACAGCGCGCGAATCATACTTTTGAAGAAGACGAGGTACAGAAGCTGATAGCGTCAGTGCAGGCGTGGAAAAGCGTGATCCATACAGCTGTGCCCACAGTGTTGATGTTGTTCATCGGAGCGTGGAGTGACAAAACCGGCAAACGGAAGATTTGCATGCTGATGCCGATCTTTGGGGAGTTCATGTCGTGCTTACTCAACATGACAAACACGTACTTCTTCTACCAAGTCCCCGTGGAATGGACTGTTTTTATGGAAGTGATATTCCCGTCGCTCACTGGCGGCTGGTATACGATGTTCCTGGGTGTATTTAGCTACCTAGGCGATATAACTTCAAAGGAGACGAGAATGTTTCGTATGGGTATATTGAATCTGTGCATGACTATGGGTTTTCCCATAGGGATGGGCCTCAGTGGTGTTCTGTTGCGCTACCTGGGTTTTTACGGAGTATTTTCTATATCCGCCACACTGCAGTTAATCAATTTCTGTTACGTATGGTATGCTATTGAGGATCACACGTGGCTCGAGAATAAGAACAGG ataaagaaaCCCGGCTGCACAGGATTTCTTCGGGAATTCTTTGATGTTAAAAGTCTGAGGGATACACTAGAGATTGCTTTCAAAAAAGGACCCCGGAATAGAAGACTGAGGATATGCCTTATTTTAACTGGAGTTTGCTTGTATTTTGGATCCTTATGGG GCGAACTCAGCGTTATGTACATATTTACGCGGTACCGGTTCAATTGGGACGAAGTTAAATACAGtatctactccacttaccacctgATCACTCACTCACTCG gtACACTATTCGCTATAAGTGTGCTCAGTAGGAAATTGAAATTTGATGACGCTACTCTCGGAATAACATCTACTATCAGCAAGATCTGTGGGTGTCTTGTGTTGGCATTCGCCAGGAATAACTATGAAGTTTATATGG cCCCTCTCCTTGAGATATTAAACGGGACGACAGCCATCGCCTTAAGGTCAATCGCCTCGAAACTAGTTTCTTACCAGGAATTTG GTAAAGTGTACTCGTTGTTCGGCGTGATGGAGACGATGATGCCGCTGATCGCCGCGCCGGTGTACTCCTGGGTATACATCTCAGTGCTGCACGTGCTGCCCGGCGCTGTCTTCCTGCTCAGTGTTGCTGTTACCGTCCCTGCACTTTGTATATTCGG ATGGTTCTACCACCAGCACAAAAAAGATGAAAAGGACACGGCGCTTAGATGTAAATACGACTACACTGTTAACTGCCGATCCTCCTGCAGTTAA